A section of the Aigarchaeota archaeon genome encodes:
- the ppcA gene encoding phosphoenolpyruvate carboxylase: protein MNEERRIPKTMSTQHPDNASIPPWCDSDVIEGEKEVYEAYYAYSALGCQEVMWDSEGKDIDPHVVRKLLTGYPNFFKEKILGKDIFLTYRIPNPTLERVEKKVFLETLQAIPKHFDVAKQFYENGDYAPVFEVILPFTSSHKDVVRVLRTYSEAVVGIEKIKIDFPDVTLAELIGEIQPKSINVIPLFEEWLGLINLDNLLFKLFEVVSPKYLRVFLAKSDPALHYGLIPSVILVKLALSKIRKFTEREGVNVYPIIGVGSLPFRGHLSPSNLANFVREYKGVNTVTIQCGLKYDYPESEVKAVVEYLNRNLPKGEAEDFLQTEQILLSIASKFRDAYYEFLLHAAKVVEKVSRLVPARRARRLHVGLFGYSRTVGNVTLPRAIPFTASFYSLGLPPEFIGFRIFGTLKEDEQHALLDVYKNLKEDLRVAAEFFSWRNLETIRESKAFDKEFIEFALPLLIEDIKVAEEVMGLRMGPNSSVAKRHENYTNDFILLLSEGKIEEAKQALVTAAKLRRSLG from the coding sequence TTGAACGAAGAAAGGCGGATACCAAAAACAATGTCAACGCAGCATCCCGATAACGCCTCAATACCTCCCTGGTGCGACTCGGATGTGATAGAGGGTGAGAAAGAGGTCTATGAAGCATACTACGCCTACAGTGCCCTAGGTTGTCAAGAGGTTATGTGGGACTCTGAAGGAAAGGACATAGACCCACATGTTGTCAGGAAGCTTTTGACTGGTTATCCCAACTTCTTTAAAGAAAAGATTCTTGGTAAGGATATTTTTCTCACGTACAGGATCCCAAACCCAACGCTAGAAAGGGTGGAGAAGAAAGTATTCCTCGAAACTCTTCAGGCCATACCCAAACACTTCGACGTAGCCAAGCAATTCTATGAGAACGGAGATTATGCACCGGTCTTTGAGGTCATATTGCCCTTCACTAGCAGCCATAAAGATGTCGTAAGGGTGCTGAGAACGTATTCTGAAGCGGTAGTTGGTATAGAGAAGATAAAGATCGACTTCCCAGACGTTACGCTGGCAGAACTAATAGGAGAGATTCAACCGAAATCCATAAACGTGATACCTTTATTTGAAGAATGGTTAGGCTTAATAAACTTAGACAACTTACTTTTTAAACTCTTTGAGGTAGTTTCTCCAAAATATCTGCGCGTATTTCTCGCTAAGTCTGATCCGGCGCTTCATTATGGACTTATACCGTCCGTAATCCTAGTAAAGCTAGCACTCTCCAAGATCAGGAAATTCACCGAAAGGGAGGGGGTTAATGTATATCCTATAATAGGCGTCGGTAGCCTGCCCTTCAGGGGTCATCTTTCGCCGAGCAATCTGGCAAACTTTGTTAGAGAGTATAAAGGTGTGAACACGGTTACCATACAATGCGGGCTTAAGTACGATTATCCCGAAAGCGAAGTTAAAGCAGTAGTAGAGTATCTAAACAGAAATCTACCAAAAGGTGAGGCTGAGGATTTTCTGCAAACGGAGCAGATACTTCTATCTATCGCGTCTAAGTTTAGAGACGCGTACTATGAATTTCTGCTGCATGCTGCAAAGGTTGTCGAGAAAGTATCAAGACTTGTGCCGGCAAGGAGGGCTAGAAGATTACACGTCGGTTTGTTCGGCTACAGTAGAACGGTAGGTAACGTAACTCTGCCGAGGGCGATACCGTTTACGGCTTCTTTCTACTCGTTGGGCCTGCCGCCCGAATTCATAGGCTTTAGAATTTTTGGAACTTTAAAAGAGGATGAACAGCACGCACTTTTAGATGTCTACAAAAACCTAAAGGAAGACTTGAGGGTTGCGGCAGAATTTTTCTCATGGAGAAATTTGGAGACGATTCGTGAAAGTAAAGCATTCGATAAAGAGTTCATAGAGTTCGCGCTCCCGTTGCTGATCGAGGATATTAAAGTAGCGGAGGAGGTTATGGGTTTAAGGATGGGACCGAACAGCTCGGTTGCAAAAAGACATGAGAACTATACGAACGATTTCATACTCTTACTCTCAGAAGGGAAAATAGAGGAGGCCAAGCAAGCGTTAGTTACAGCCGCTAAGCTCAGGCGGAGTCTCGGTTAG
- a CDS encoding ZIP family metal transporter: protein MQIELLQLGFLASLIVGLTTGIGAVPVLFFKSVSHKITDSALGFAGGVMIAASVFSLLIPAIDVGGTFVAVVGFIFGSIFVYILDRYVPHTHILKGIEGPKSTLSTVSLMILAVTIHNFPEGLAVGVGFGSGDLTLATTIAMAIAMQNIPEGMAVAFPLMGVGLRKAKASLYALLTGLAEPIGGVIGILTVTFMSQALPLALAFAAGAMVYVVSDEMIPESHRRGHELEATFGFLIGFIVMMILDTIFL, encoded by the coding sequence TTGCAAATTGAGTTATTACAGCTGGGATTTCTGGCAAGCCTTATCGTTGGTTTGACGACTGGGATAGGTGCTGTGCCTGTTTTATTCTTCAAGAGCGTATCGCATAAGATAACAGATTCTGCATTAGGTTTCGCGGGCGGTGTTATGATAGCTGCTTCCGTATTCAGCCTACTTATACCCGCGATAGACGTAGGAGGTACATTCGTCGCAGTTGTAGGCTTTATTTTTGGAAGCATATTTGTCTATATCTTGGACAGGTATGTACCTCACACTCATATACTAAAGGGTATAGAAGGGCCGAAGAGTACGCTTTCTACCGTGAGCCTTATGATACTTGCTGTAACTATACATAATTTTCCAGAAGGGCTTGCGGTCGGTGTTGGCTTCGGTTCAGGAGATCTAACGCTGGCTACAACGATAGCCATGGCAATAGCTATGCAGAACATACCCGAAGGTATGGCGGTAGCCTTTCCGTTAATGGGCGTAGGTCTAAGGAAAGCAAAGGCATCTTTATATGCACTACTAACCGGTTTAGCCGAGCCTATTGGGGGCGTCATAGGCATCCTAACTGTCACTTTCATGAGTCAAGCCCTTCCGCTAGCTTTGGCCTTCGCTGCGGGTGCCATGGTTTACGTAGTAAGCGACGAGATGATTCCAGAGAGTCACCGACGGGGGCATGAATTGGAGGCCACATTCGGTTTTCTCATAGGCTTCATCGTGATGATGATACTCGACACAATATTTTTGTGA
- a CDS encoding glycosyltransferase family 4 protein, producing MRVCIISHEGELGPQMIQFARHMVKQGVEVHAIIRSHPLQMREFSKKDGVKRHIAPVIPIKKLMFLSYFLSAFLIALPIRGAITVCREPFTGLIGAVIKLITRRKSVIYVVDSSTELKLERGAWRSRWLVKFGRLIERLAISTSDLVIALDHSLIPYLKLMGARRITVVSYGANRELFKKGDPKKVLKKLGLDGKRIVVYAGSMESYHGAQYLAKAAPIIKRNVPDSVVLFLGNGPLRRFIEKEAGDAGIFLGTVPYEELPDYFAAAEVAVAPPAPNSPYVSVLTTKIFDYIAAGKAIVATDVGGIKRAFGDAAIIVKPRDHVQLAEAIIQLLKDEQLRLRLERNAIRLAEKVFNWEKLTKKFVAALKEMHST from the coding sequence ATGCGTGTCTGTATAATCTCCCACGAAGGAGAGCTTGGCCCCCAGATGATTCAGTTCGCTAGGCATATGGTCAAGCAAGGCGTCGAGGTTCATGCGATAATCAGATCTCACCCTCTTCAGATGAGAGAGTTCTCGAAGAAAGATGGTGTTAAGAGACACATAGCACCTGTAATACCAATAAAAAAGCTGATGTTTCTGTCGTACTTCTTGAGCGCATTTCTCATCGCTCTGCCCATCCGAGGTGCCATAACGGTTTGCAGAGAACCGTTCACAGGGCTGATCGGAGCAGTTATAAAACTCATCACACGCAGAAAATCAGTTATATACGTCGTAGACTCTTCGACCGAGCTTAAGTTGGAGCGAGGAGCATGGAGAAGTCGCTGGCTTGTAAAGTTTGGAAGATTAATCGAAAGGTTGGCTATATCCACCAGTGACCTCGTAATCGCCTTAGACCATTCATTGATACCTTATCTCAAGCTCATGGGTGCGAGACGTATCACTGTAGTATCTTATGGTGCAAACCGTGAGCTCTTCAAGAAAGGCGATCCGAAGAAAGTTTTGAAAAAGTTAGGTTTGGATGGTAAGAGGATCGTGGTGTATGCCGGAAGTATGGAATCTTACCATGGAGCGCAATACCTTGCAAAGGCCGCACCGATTATAAAGCGGAATGTTCCGGACTCCGTCGTATTGTTTCTCGGGAACGGACCGTTAAGGAGGTTCATTGAGAAGGAGGCGGGTGATGCTGGGATTTTCCTCGGTACGGTTCCATACGAAGAATTGCCTGACTACTTTGCGGCTGCCGAGGTTGCTGTGGCGCCACCAGCACCTAACTCACCTTACGTGAGCGTCCTCACTACGAAGATTTTTGATTATATAGCCGCTGGGAAGGCGATCGTCGCAACAGATGTCGGTGGGATCAAACGGGCTTTCGGTGATGCGGCAATAATAGTCAAACCAAGGGATCATGTGCAACTAGCAGAGGCAATCATTCAACTACTGAAAGACGAACAACTTAGATTAAGACTGGAGAGAAATGCGATTAGGTTGGCAGAAAAAGTCTTTAATTGGGAAAAGTTAACGAAGAAGTTCGTTGCCGCTTTAAAAGAAATGCATTCGACGTGA
- a CDS encoding class I SAM-dependent methyltransferase family protein, which produces MSETSLAVAAKKRKAETIRRKLVALGILRTSMKVFSDDNYVYFPVERSPDPNELPELITGDAIVQEANFDKLAPKPKTLKEAMRSTLDEKLMELVPKSFDIIGSIAILELDEKLRPFAKDIASALKLIHKNVDTVLLKAGPSTGEYRTRPYEVIAGSGNTLTEHIEHGCRYRLDVREVFFTPRLSGERLRVASQVKPNECVADMFAGVGPFSITIAKMQPTCKVYAFEINPVAYRFLEENIRLNKVEGRVTAVFGDVRHNYGILEKKADRLIMNLPFSADKYLDVATKMAKPSGAVVHFYGAAKDEDAIERVKTNVESIVRSLGLDVKFLWAKELKEVAPRRVVVALDIAISTR; this is translated from the coding sequence ATGAGCGAAACCTCGTTGGCAGTTGCCGCCAAGAAACGTAAGGCCGAGACGATTAGACGTAAGCTTGTGGCCCTTGGAATTCTAAGAACGTCTATGAAAGTATTTTCAGACGACAATTATGTTTACTTCCCAGTTGAGCGGTCACCAGATCCAAACGAATTGCCAGAGTTGATAACGGGTGACGCGATCGTTCAAGAAGCTAATTTCGATAAACTCGCACCTAAACCAAAGACTCTGAAAGAAGCCATGAGGAGCACTCTGGACGAGAAACTTATGGAACTCGTTCCGAAGTCCTTCGACATCATAGGCAGTATAGCAATCCTTGAGCTCGACGAGAAGCTAAGACCATTCGCTAAGGACATCGCATCCGCGCTGAAACTGATACATAAAAATGTTGATACGGTACTCCTAAAAGCAGGCCCGTCAACCGGAGAATACAGGACTAGACCGTACGAGGTTATAGCTGGTTCTGGGAACACGTTGACGGAACACATAGAACATGGGTGCAGATACAGACTTGACGTAAGAGAAGTCTTCTTCACACCTAGACTTTCTGGCGAGAGACTGAGGGTCGCGTCTCAGGTTAAGCCCAACGAGTGTGTTGCGGACATGTTTGCAGGTGTTGGCCCCTTCTCGATAACGATTGCTAAGATGCAGCCTACCTGTAAAGTCTATGCGTTTGAGATAAACCCCGTGGCTTACAGGTTCCTTGAGGAAAATATCAGGTTAAACAAGGTTGAGGGTAGGGTAACAGCAGTATTCGGAGATGTTAGACATAATTATGGGATTTTAGAAAAAAAGGCCGACAGACTGATAATGAACCTGCCGTTTTCCGCAGATAAATATCTCGACGTGGCGACAAAAATGGCCAAACCGTCTGGCGCCGTCGTGCATTTCTATGGTGCTGCAAAAGATGAGGACGCAATAGAGAGAGTCAAGACCAATGTCGAATCGATCGTACGCTCACTGGGCTTAGACGTCAAATTCTTATGGGCTAAAGAATTGAAGGAAGTAGCTCCGAGGAGAGTCGTAGTCGCTTTGGATATTGCCATATCTACGCGCTAA
- a CDS encoding putative sugar nucleotidyl transferase, with product MRIAVFEDETYRNFFPLTLTRPVYELMVGTSTLREKIIRNVANSGEVVFFCRSYLDGVLREKLPGSYVNDFLTIDEDVVLINGLILADERLNNILQKLSGKYAAIIQKGRVVAARIKRDLLESPEIQTVTRSAENVTETLLKIVPEKLYTNEIHLLEYPWELIELNPKIITAELKKIKESELKDTVDASVTVYGSKENVFIGNNAFIESGTILDTRNGPIYIGENTYIQSPTRISGPVYIGRDCIIFGGQIREGCSIGDVCRIGGEVEGSIFHGYSNKRHYGFVGHSYVGEWVNLGAGTTNSDLKNTYGTIKIDVGGQMHDTGSMFVGMFVGDHVKTAIGTQIFSGKKIGVSSHLYGIVPEDVPSFTAYAKTLGVKPTEIYLESAIETARRMMRRRNIQPSEVYENMLKKVFELTEQERRRADVVRDRFSI from the coding sequence TTGCGCATAGCCGTATTTGAAGATGAGACATATCGGAATTTCTTTCCTTTAACTTTAACGAGGCCCGTATACGAATTGATGGTCGGTACGTCAACTCTTAGAGAAAAAATAATCAGGAATGTTGCGAACTCTGGGGAGGTTGTCTTTTTTTGCAGAAGTTATCTCGACGGTGTTCTGAGGGAAAAATTGCCAGGTAGTTATGTAAACGATTTCTTAACAATAGATGAGGACGTCGTTTTAATTAACGGTCTAATCTTGGCAGACGAGCGTTTGAATAACATTTTACAGAAGCTTTCAGGAAAGTACGCGGCCATTATACAGAAAGGAAGAGTTGTAGCAGCCCGCATTAAGCGTGATCTCCTAGAGAGTCCGGAAATCCAAACGGTTACGAGATCGGCCGAGAACGTGACGGAAACCCTACTGAAAATTGTACCGGAAAAATTATACACCAACGAAATTCATCTGTTAGAATACCCATGGGAGCTGATAGAGCTCAATCCTAAGATAATCACAGCCGAGCTTAAGAAAATCAAAGAGAGTGAATTGAAGGACACGGTAGACGCATCTGTAACTGTATACGGAAGTAAGGAGAATGTGTTTATAGGTAATAACGCTTTCATAGAGTCCGGTACGATCCTTGACACGAGGAACGGGCCCATCTACATCGGCGAGAATACCTACATCCAATCACCTACGCGAATATCAGGCCCCGTCTATATAGGCAGGGACTGTATAATATTTGGGGGTCAGATCAGGGAGGGTTGTAGCATAGGCGATGTCTGCAGGATAGGCGGCGAGGTCGAAGGTTCAATTTTTCATGGATATTCTAACAAGAGGCACTATGGTTTCGTCGGACACTCTTACGTAGGTGAGTGGGTAAATCTTGGTGCAGGAACGACCAACTCAGACCTAAAGAATACGTACGGAACAATAAAAATAGACGTTGGAGGACAAATGCATGATACTGGTAGTATGTTTGTTGGTATGTTCGTCGGAGACCACGTGAAGACTGCTATTGGTACGCAGATATTCAGCGGGAAAAAAATAGGTGTATCAAGTCACTTATACGGTATAGTCCCGGAAGATGTCCCTTCGTTTACGGCTTATGCGAAGACATTAGGTGTCAAGCCGACTGAAATCTACCTCGAATCTGCGATAGAGACCGCTCGTAGGATGATGCGCCGCAGAAACATACAACCATCCGAGGTATACGAGAATATGCTCAAGAAAGTTTTTGAACTAACCGAGCAAGAGCGGCGCAGGGCGGATGTAGTAAGGGACAGGTTTTCGATTTAG
- a CDS encoding amidohydrolase family protein produces the protein MIIDVHSHVGEFPKHWSREWFDSYAHLVGDPLKSVLQYFPIEEKILADMDEAGVNISVVMGFVHYSTSTFVPDEYVYNFVKNNPDRFIGFSCVQPVDSRNEFNAKGLLEFEKAVTKYGFRGLKFLPVYNFFFPNDRRAYPFYEKALELNVPVMFHSAAVGSTAARMKYGHPMYLEDVAMDFPKLKICISHMAFPWTEEALLLVRKSPNMYMDVSAVVRPTILTWNLVKAKEYGVIHKLMFGSDYPLFGPRKNLVELIKIKVNQIAERSGWPTLTNEEIEGILWKNAARFLELKL, from the coding sequence ATGATAATAGACGTGCACTCCCATGTGGGAGAGTTTCCTAAGCATTGGAGTCGAGAATGGTTCGATTCATATGCGCATCTCGTGGGCGACCCCCTAAAGTCGGTTTTACAATATTTCCCGATCGAGGAGAAAATTTTAGCAGATATGGATGAGGCCGGTGTTAACATATCGGTGGTCATGGGGTTCGTCCATTATTCGACATCAACCTTTGTGCCCGACGAATATGTTTACAACTTTGTTAAGAACAACCCAGATAGATTCATAGGTTTTTCTTGTGTGCAACCCGTGGATAGCAGGAACGAGTTTAACGCTAAGGGCCTCTTAGAATTTGAGAAGGCCGTTACTAAATACGGGTTTAGAGGTCTAAAGTTTCTGCCAGTATACAACTTCTTCTTCCCTAATGATAGAAGAGCTTATCCTTTTTACGAAAAAGCCTTAGAACTTAACGTTCCCGTCATGTTCCACTCAGCGGCTGTCGGAAGCACTGCGGCACGTATGAAATACGGTCATCCTATGTATCTAGAAGATGTCGCGATGGATTTCCCCAAGTTAAAGATATGCATATCACATATGGCATTCCCATGGACCGAAGAGGCGTTGCTGCTTGTGCGAAAGTCGCCGAACATGTACATGGACGTGAGTGCTGTGGTTAGACCAACGATTCTTACATGGAACCTAGTTAAGGCAAAGGAATACGGCGTAATTCATAAGTTAATGTTCGGTAGCGATTACCCTCTCTTCGGTCCTCGTAAGAATTTGGTGGAGCTCATCAAAATTAAAGTAAATCAGATCGCGGAAAGGTCGGGATGGCCAACGCTAACTAATGAGGAAATCGAAGGAATACTATGGAAAAACGCAGCAAGGTTCCTAGAACTGAAGTTATAA
- a CDS encoding endonuclease Q family protein — MRVYADLHIHSYYSGATSRSMNLEEIARYATIKGLGLLGTGDALHPGWFKELSERLEEIEDTGIYRLKLSESPVYFVFQTEVATVHYYKEKARRIHHVILMPSKDVSAQIADRLSTYGDLASDGRPVLTMTPAELVDIVLETENKCLIFPAHAWTPWWSVFGSFSGVDSLEEAYEDRSKDICALETGLSSDPLMNWRVSSLDRLTLISASDAHSPYPFRLGREAVVFELDKLTYEEITNAIRKKDSKKIIMTVEVPPAYGKYHWSGHRNCNVGPIPPEDAKNIGYKCTVCGKKLTKGVEDRVNELADRPPGYVPENSISFRYAIPLQELIAVSEGVDLESEHKLMSGRIWKEYARIVSILGDELRIMFETSEEELKNAMEPQLVNLIMAVRQNRIKIIPGFDGVYGRIIFGTEEKVEERKSVSKRLEDFF; from the coding sequence TTGAGAGTATACGCTGACCTACACATCCATAGTTATTACTCCGGTGCAACCTCAAGAAGTATGAACTTAGAAGAGATTGCACGATACGCTACGATAAAAGGTCTAGGGTTGCTGGGGACGGGTGATGCCCTCCACCCGGGGTGGTTTAAGGAGCTAAGCGAACGTCTAGAGGAGATCGAAGACACAGGAATTTATAGACTAAAGTTATCAGAAAGCCCTGTTTACTTCGTCTTCCAGACCGAAGTTGCTACCGTACATTACTATAAAGAAAAGGCGAGGAGGATCCATCACGTTATACTCATGCCATCAAAAGACGTATCCGCACAAATTGCAGATAGGCTTTCAACGTATGGTGACTTAGCATCCGATGGTAGGCCAGTCCTCACGATGACACCAGCCGAACTCGTCGATATAGTCCTAGAAACCGAAAATAAATGTCTGATATTTCCGGCACATGCCTGGACACCATGGTGGTCAGTATTCGGAAGTTTCAGTGGTGTGGATTCTTTAGAGGAAGCTTATGAAGATAGGTCTAAAGATATTTGCGCCCTAGAAACCGGGCTTAGCAGTGACCCCCTCATGAACTGGAGGGTTAGCAGTTTAGACAGGCTTACACTAATAAGCGCTAGCGACGCGCATAGCCCTTACCCATTCAGGCTTGGAAGGGAGGCCGTTGTGTTCGAATTGGACAAGCTTACTTACGAAGAGATCACGAACGCCATTCGAAAGAAGGATAGTAAAAAGATAATAATGACGGTGGAAGTTCCGCCAGCCTACGGCAAGTATCATTGGTCGGGGCACAGGAATTGCAACGTAGGCCCCATTCCACCGGAGGATGCTAAGAATATAGGATATAAATGCACCGTATGTGGCAAAAAATTAACAAAGGGCGTCGAAGATAGAGTCAACGAATTAGCAGACAGACCTCCAGGCTACGTTCCAGAGAACTCCATAAGCTTCAGGTATGCCATACCCTTACAGGAACTCATAGCTGTATCAGAAGGTGTAGACTTAGAATCTGAACACAAACTCATGTCTGGAAGGATTTGGAAGGAGTATGCTAGAATAGTATCAATCTTAGGTGACGAGTTAAGAATAATGTTTGAAACGTCAGAAGAAGAGCTTAAGAATGCGATGGAACCTCAACTAGTAAACCTCATTATGGCAGTAAGACAGAACAGAATTAAGATAATTCCAGGGTTTGATGGTGTGTATGGTCGGATAATTTTTGGCACAGAAGAAAAGGTAGAAGAACGAAAGAGTGTCAGCAAAAGATTAGAAGATTTTTTCTGA
- a CDS encoding AbrB/MazE/SpoVT family DNA-binding domain-containing protein, protein MSQTQKKDTPEWVEDSVVFRGVIRRSGNSLAITIPAELLQRFLLKEGQEFVMLGMSRLRPDFEGALQVYLGYFVVYEKTFGISITLSVEDKLNEVLKSFEYLVAKYGATKYTKRIREDGKLEFRATFGMIADGIFKRIRSKEDVESIMADILAELLSIGAKVESSSIFEEILEWRNIDPAMISKLPHKAAEMIRWKWEI, encoded by the coding sequence ATGTCGCAAACTCAAAAGAAGGATACGCCCGAATGGGTAGAGGATAGCGTGGTTTTTAGGGGCGTGATAAGGCGGAGTGGAAACAGTTTAGCGATAACAATCCCCGCCGAACTGCTCCAAAGATTTCTTCTAAAGGAAGGACAAGAATTCGTGATGTTGGGGATGAGTAGGCTTAGGCCCGATTTTGAGGGAGCCCTTCAGGTTTACTTGGGCTATTTCGTCGTTTATGAAAAAACGTTTGGTATCTCCATTACACTTTCTGTCGAAGATAAGTTAAACGAGGTTTTAAAGTCCTTCGAATATCTGGTTGCAAAGTATGGTGCGACCAAGTACACGAAACGTATACGTGAAGATGGTAAGCTGGAATTCAGAGCGACGTTCGGCATGATAGCTGATGGGATTTTTAAGAGGATAAGGTCAAAAGAAGATGTGGAGTCCATAATGGCGGACATTTTGGCAGAGCTGCTCAGCATAGGTGCGAAAGTCGAATCCTCCAGCATATTTGAAGAGATACTTGAATGGAGGAATATAGACCCAGCAATGATATCTAAGCTTCCGCATAAGGCGGCAGAGATGATAAGATGGAAATGGGAGATATGA
- a CDS encoding helix-turn-helix domain-containing protein, protein MEEEDIMWLLRHKNRRRIILAIGEAGKIGATALRDKLGISTGSLYYNLRQLGGLVQQDQKRNYTLTPEGQRVYKALIERTEPEGLLSKEPPNRIVSILSNIFFPVSLFTPIYENAAMRIFLPLLSISVISALMIYAKFIPFILHVLDRPRFTVLEFGVNFILTVLIVYIYTSIMSWIAAGGVKTFRSSSGKEFLSRIKGWFKNNYAEHVKFLLCMLLSLLPLAILPGVVTIDKLFKLNLIPHPGSANYFVVRDVLLLISQGITIILMTAGISYAKNVKWQSAAMVSFSLVYFSFFINKVMGFV, encoded by the coding sequence GTGGAAGAAGAGGACATAATGTGGCTCCTCAGGCACAAAAACAGGAGAAGGATAATCTTGGCGATAGGCGAGGCGGGCAAGATAGGTGCCACAGCTCTCCGTGATAAGTTGGGAATAAGCACCGGTTCGCTTTACTACAACCTACGCCAGCTGGGAGGGCTCGTACAACAGGACCAGAAGAGAAACTATACGCTAACTCCGGAGGGGCAGAGGGTTTACAAGGCCTTAATCGAGCGTACGGAGCCTGAGGGGTTGCTCAGCAAAGAGCCCCCAAACAGGATAGTTTCTATACTCTCAAACATATTCTTTCCGGTCAGTCTCTTTACCCCGATCTATGAGAACGCAGCTATGAGAATTTTCCTTCCACTGCTCTCGATATCTGTTATTAGCGCCTTGATGATTTATGCGAAGTTCATTCCGTTCATACTCCACGTATTGGATAGACCGCGCTTTACCGTTCTGGAGTTTGGAGTCAATTTTATCCTCACTGTTCTTATCGTTTATATTTACACCTCAATCATGAGTTGGATCGCGGCAGGTGGTGTGAAAACCTTTAGATCATCTAGCGGAAAAGAGTTTTTATCCCGTATAAAAGGTTGGTTTAAGAACAACTACGCAGAGCATGTGAAGTTCCTGTTATGTATGCTACTATCACTTTTACCTCTTGCGATACTGCCAGGAGTCGTAACGATAGACAAACTTTTCAAACTTAACCTGATACCACATCCAGGCAGTGCTAACTACTTCGTAGTTAGGGACGTACTCCTACTAATATCGCAAGGAATAACCATCATTTTGATGACCGCAGGCATATCTTACGCTAAAAACGTCAAGTGGCAGAGCGCTGCGATGGTTAGTTTTTCGTTAGTTTACTTTTCGTTCTTCATAAATAAAGTTATGGGATTTGTGTGA
- the rpsJ gene encoding 30S ribosomal protein S10 — MPQMIRVKLTSTDLEKLERVCKEIKDIADKTGTKISGPIPLPRKRLVLPVRKSPCGEGTKTWRKHELRIYRRLIDMNIGDQRVLRQIMRIQIPDEVSVEMTVK, encoded by the coding sequence ATGCCTCAGATGATACGTGTTAAACTCACCAGCACAGACCTAGAAAAGTTGGAGAGGGTTTGTAAGGAAATAAAAGACATAGCGGACAAGACTGGTACGAAGATTTCTGGTCCCATACCCCTGCCCAGAAAGAGACTCGTTCTTCCAGTTAGGAAATCCCCATGCGGTGAAGGAACAAAGACTTGGCGCAAGCACGAGTTAAGAATTTACAGAAGATTAATAGACATGAACATAGGCGATCAAAGAGTTCTTAGACAAATAATGAGGATACAGATACCGGACGAAGTGAGTGTCGAAATGACAGTCAAGTAG